Proteins co-encoded in one Anopheles moucheti chromosome X, idAnoMoucSN_F20_07, whole genome shotgun sequence genomic window:
- the LOC128307467 gene encoding phosphoribosyl pyrophosphate synthase-associated protein 2 isoform X1: MLLSRNKLGSIRPAKHLKLDSMDAPATSDIVIINGNSHPDLANLIANRLGVANGGCAVYHKTNRETMVEIGDSVRGKDIYIIQTGTKDVNNNIMELLIMAYACKTSSAKSIVGVIPYLPYSKQCKMRKRGCIVSKLLAKMMCTSGLSHIITMDLHQKEIQGFFDCPVDNLRASPFLLQYIQESIPDYRNSVIVARNPGSAKKATSYAERLRLGIAVIHGEQKESEADEVDGRNSPPTLPKSRTMDVSGGVPIHPAKEKPPINVVGDVGGRIAIMVDDMIDDVQSFVAAAEVLKDRGAYKIYVLATHGLLSQDAPRLIEDSAIDVVVVTNTIPHEIQKMQCHKIKTIDISILLAEAIRRIHNKESMSYLFKNVTLED; this comes from the exons ATGCTTCTCAGCAGAAATAA ACTCGGCAGCATACGCCCGGCGAAGCACCTAAAGCTCGACAGCATGGACGCACCGGCCACGTCCgacatcgtcatcatcaatGGGAACTCTCATCCGGATCTGGCGAACCTGATTGCGAA CCGGCTCGGTGTGGCAAACGGTGGTTGTGCGGTTTATCACAAAACCAACCGCGAAACAATGGTGGAGATTGGCGATTCCGTGCGTGGTAAAGATATCTATATCATACAGACCGGTACAAA AGACGTGAACAACAACATCATGGAGCTGCTGATCATGGCGTACGCGTGCAAAACCTCGTCGGCAAAGTCGATCGTCGGCGTGATCCCGTATCTGCCGTACTCGAAGCAGTGCAAAATGCGCAAAAGGGGCTGCATCGTGTCGAAGCTGCTGGCGAAGATGATGTGCACGTCCGGGCTGTCGCACATCATCACGATGGATCTGCACCAGAAGGAAATCCAGGGCTTCTTCGACTGTCCGGTGGATAATCTGCGCGCCTCCCCGTTTCTGCTGCAGTACATCCAGGAAAGCATCCCGGACTACCGGAACTCGGTGATTGTGGCACGGAATCCGGGCTCGGCGAAAAAGGCCACCTCGTACGCGGAACGGTTGCGTCTCGGCATCGCGGTCATACACGGCGAGCAGAAGGAGTCGGAAGCGGACGAGGTGGACGGCAGGAATTCGCCCCCGACGCTGCCGAAGTCGCGGACGATGGATGTGTCGGGCGGTGTGCCGATCCATCCGGCGAAGGAAAAACCACCGATCAATGTGGTCGGTGATGTCGGGGGCCGGATCGCAATCATGGTGGACGATATGATCGACGACGTGCAGTCGTTTGTGGCGGCGGCTGAGGTGCTGAAGGATAGGGGAGCGTACAAGATCTACGTGCTCGCGACGCACGGTCTGCTCAGCCAGGATGCGCCCCGGCTGATCGAGGATTCCGCGATCGATGTTGTGGTCGTAACCAACACGATACCGCACGAGATACAGAAGATGCAGTGCCACAAGATTAAAACGATCGATATCAGTATTCTGCTGGCGGAAGCGATCAGGCGCATACACAACAAGGAATCGATGTCCTACCTGTTCAAGAACGTCACGCTCGAGGACTAG
- the LOC128307467 gene encoding phosphoribosyl pyrophosphate synthase-associated protein 2 isoform X2, giving the protein MDAPATSDIVIINGNSHPDLANLIANRLGVANGGCAVYHKTNRETMVEIGDSVRGKDIYIIQTGTKDVNNNIMELLIMAYACKTSSAKSIVGVIPYLPYSKQCKMRKRGCIVSKLLAKMMCTSGLSHIITMDLHQKEIQGFFDCPVDNLRASPFLLQYIQESIPDYRNSVIVARNPGSAKKATSYAERLRLGIAVIHGEQKESEADEVDGRNSPPTLPKSRTMDVSGGVPIHPAKEKPPINVVGDVGGRIAIMVDDMIDDVQSFVAAAEVLKDRGAYKIYVLATHGLLSQDAPRLIEDSAIDVVVVTNTIPHEIQKMQCHKIKTIDISILLAEAIRRIHNKESMSYLFKNVTLED; this is encoded by the exons ATGGACGCACCGGCCACGTCCgacatcgtcatcatcaatGGGAACTCTCATCCGGATCTGGCGAACCTGATTGCGAA CCGGCTCGGTGTGGCAAACGGTGGTTGTGCGGTTTATCACAAAACCAACCGCGAAACAATGGTGGAGATTGGCGATTCCGTGCGTGGTAAAGATATCTATATCATACAGACCGGTACAAA AGACGTGAACAACAACATCATGGAGCTGCTGATCATGGCGTACGCGTGCAAAACCTCGTCGGCAAAGTCGATCGTCGGCGTGATCCCGTATCTGCCGTACTCGAAGCAGTGCAAAATGCGCAAAAGGGGCTGCATCGTGTCGAAGCTGCTGGCGAAGATGATGTGCACGTCCGGGCTGTCGCACATCATCACGATGGATCTGCACCAGAAGGAAATCCAGGGCTTCTTCGACTGTCCGGTGGATAATCTGCGCGCCTCCCCGTTTCTGCTGCAGTACATCCAGGAAAGCATCCCGGACTACCGGAACTCGGTGATTGTGGCACGGAATCCGGGCTCGGCGAAAAAGGCCACCTCGTACGCGGAACGGTTGCGTCTCGGCATCGCGGTCATACACGGCGAGCAGAAGGAGTCGGAAGCGGACGAGGTGGACGGCAGGAATTCGCCCCCGACGCTGCCGAAGTCGCGGACGATGGATGTGTCGGGCGGTGTGCCGATCCATCCGGCGAAGGAAAAACCACCGATCAATGTGGTCGGTGATGTCGGGGGCCGGATCGCAATCATGGTGGACGATATGATCGACGACGTGCAGTCGTTTGTGGCGGCGGCTGAGGTGCTGAAGGATAGGGGAGCGTACAAGATCTACGTGCTCGCGACGCACGGTCTGCTCAGCCAGGATGCGCCCCGGCTGATCGAGGATTCCGCGATCGATGTTGTGGTCGTAACCAACACGATACCGCACGAGATACAGAAGATGCAGTGCCACAAGATTAAAACGATCGATATCAGTATTCTGCTGGCGGAAGCGATCAGGCGCATACACAACAAGGAATCGATGTCCTACCTGTTCAAGAACGTCACGCTCGAGGACTAG
- the LOC128307123 gene encoding corticotropin-releasing factor-binding protein, with protein MAMRGVMMLFFQVLILCFQAKAWHAVRRSFELEETVPQEKIHLITDCMHVTSEEGEFSYVKLPPVRSTSKHGAHWMATAGEVELASAEGGAASQHADQDIEPGEPAVCGVYFVADPDQTIEITMKQVNVECRTGGLMAFVDGWELNGQYFPGERDHDKPLELRVQEFCAEQTGGPWPVKGGSVASRAWVFRSSQNAALVQYRIPERGSFVLTARFHYNPKPCNIMAEGLAPYYMLRNYGQRRNCTLTALFPAVVSVIALEVGESNESVRYCERVRAEDKLEIGGSVGLDPTRQLARASTICGRSRGRMDLDQTILCGTTSVRLISSGRYNNQAMVTMRMADESDLRLAAVICEM; from the exons ATGGCGATGCGGGGTgttatgatgttgttttttcagGTGCTGATCCTCTGCTTCCAGGCGAAG GCTTGGCACGCAGTTAGACGATCGTTTGAGCTCGAGGAAACAGTACCGCAGGAAAAGATACATCTCATCACGG ACTGCATGCACGTTACGTCGGAGGAGGGCGAATTTTCGTACGTCAAGCTGCCACCGGTCCGATCGACGTCAAAGCACGGCGCCCACTGGATGGCAACGGCCGGGGAGGTGGAACTGGCGTCCGCGGAAGGTGGCGCTGCCAGTCAGCATGCCGACCAGGACATCGAACCGGGCGAACCGGCTGTCTGTGGCGTATACTTCGTTGCCGATCCGGACCAAACCATCGAGATCACGATGAAGCAAGTGAACGTGGAGTGCCGtaccggtggtttgatggcgTTCGTCGACGGCTGGGAGCTGAACGGGCAATATTTCCCCGGTGAACGCGACCATGACAAACCGCTCGAACTGCGCGTCCAGGAGTTCTGTGCCGAGCAGACCGGCGGACCGTGGCCCGTCAAGGGTGGTTCGGTCGCCTCGCGTGCGTGGGTGTTCCGTTCGAGCCAGAACGCGGCTCTGGTGCAGTATCGCATACCGGAGCGTGGCTCATTCGTACTGACGGCTCGATTCCATTACAACCCAAAAC CCTGCAACATTATGGCGGAAGGTTTGGCACCGTACTATATGTTGCGCAACTACGGACAGCGAAGAAATTGTACACTGACTGCACTGTTTCCAGCCGTCGTTTCCGTCATCGCCCTGGAAGTAGGAGAATCCAATGAGAGTGTCCGTTAC TGTGAACGCGTCCGGGCGGAGGATAAGCTCGAGATCGGTGGTTCGGTTGGTCTCGACCCTACCCGTCAGCTGGCACGTGCGAGCACAATCTGTGGCCGTAGCCGTGGCCGGATGGACCTGGACCAGACGATCCTGTGCGGTACCACCTCGGTCCGGTTGATCTCGAGCGGACGGTACAACAACCAGGCAATGGTGACGATGCGCATGGCCGACGAATCAGACCTCCGGCTGGCGGCGGTAATCTGCGAGATGTAA
- the LOC128307318 gene encoding LOW QUALITY PROTEIN: uncharacterized protein LOC128307318 (The sequence of the model RefSeq protein was modified relative to this genomic sequence to represent the inferred CDS: substituted 1 base at 1 genomic stop codon): MPPSTRGSCVWVFLAVCLVSVSGSLMHELTVEAGELVRSCLRRAAVSRWDCVKNESLSAVHQLSDAPRIVLLDGVQLVQVPGSNSEXCWQGVASGVVANKDTNRDGAGEQDGGGAEVSTWSNSVLSALRRLLDTHVLEVDLAHQDNAERPAEGENTRTVLAVRFGEQRKQSSPATGATESEGRHRRHQQMIPMMIFGVTVFGMFIVPIAFQFLTALSGKAFLMAKLALLLASMNGLKRVASAGVHYGLYHAVDHYPGPAHHPPPPFHQLPHAGPMLYDRAEGLYAEGPRRSGSTMAPFLNRLANSLPF; encoded by the exons ATGCCACCATCAACCAGAGGgtcgtgtgtgtgggtgtttctCGCCGTTTGTCTGGTGAGCGTGTCCGGATCGTTGATGCACGAGCTGACCGTGGAGGCGGGCGAGCTGGTGAGAAGTTGTCTGCGCCGGGCCGCCGTGTCCCGGTGGGACTGTGTGAAGAACGAAAGTCTTAGCGCCGTCCATCAGCTCTCGGATGCGCCCAGAATTGTGCTGCTGGACGGTGTGCAGCTTGTGCAGGTGCCGGGCAGCAATAGCGAGTAATGTTGGCAGGGTGTCGCAAGTGGTGTTGTTGCAAATAAGGATACAAACCGAG ATGGCGCTGgtgagcaagatggcggcggtGCCGAGGTGAGCACGTGGAGCAACTCCGTACTGAGTGCACTGAGACGCCTGCTGGACACGCACGTGTTGGAGGTTGATTTGGCGCACCAAGATAACGCGGAAAGGCCAGCGGAAGGTGAGAATACCCGTACGGTGCTGGCTGTACGCTTTGGAGAGCAACGGAAACAATCATCACCAGCGACAGGTGCAACCGAGAGTGAAG GACGGCATcggcgccaccagcagatgatACCGATGATGATATTCGGTGTGACGGTGTTCGGCATGTTTATCGTCCCGATCGCCTTCCAGTTCCTGACCGCGCTCAGCGGCAAAGCGTTCCTGATGGCGAAGTTGGCCCTGCTGCTCGCCTCCATGAACGGCCTCAAACGG GTCGCATCAGCCGGTGTGCACTATGGGCTGTACCATGCGGTTGACCACTATCCCGGCCCGGCACACCACCCGCCACCCCCGTTCCACCAGCTTCCGCATGCCGGCCCGATGCTGTACGATCGTGCCGAAGGGCTGTACGCGGAAGGACCGCGCCGTAGCGGCAGTACGATGGCGCCATTTCTCAACCGACTAGCGAACAGTTTGCCCTTCTAG
- the LOC128307455 gene encoding calcium-binding mitochondrial carrier protein Aralar1 isoform X1, producing MKLESRPITENPMHIKRASTEKLREIFGKYATQQVNGEPYMTSEDFVRSFLGQSYNEESIKLIAGIADTSKDGLISFAEFQAFEGLLCTPDALYKTAFQLFDRNGNGSVTYSEFVDVFKKTDLHAKIPFKLDGPFIQLYFGKDRQRVINYVEFSQFLHDFHEECAMEAFRLKDTSGSGFISALDFQDIMVNVKKHLLTNEVRDNLIAVTEGHRVSFPYFMAFNSLLNNMELIKRIYLNATSGNRAEPITKDELLHSAQTMSQITPLEIDILFQLTGVIHQSGRIVYNDLSNIAPEHYIKNITHRLAEIKAVESPADRSFLIQIMESTYRFTLGSVAGAVGATAVYPIDLVKTRMQNQRTGSFIGEVAYRNSWDCCKKVIRHEGFLGLYRGLVPQLMGVAPEKAIKLTVNDFMRDKLTDKQGNIPRWGEVLAGACAGGSQVIFTNPLEIVKIRLQVAGEIAGGAKVRALSVVRELGLFGLYKGARACLLRDVPFSAIYFPMYAHTKAAFADDEGYNHPLTLLAAGAIAGIPAASLVTPADVIKTRLQVVARTGQTTYSGVMDAARKIMAEEGPRAFWKGTVARVFRSSPQFGVTLVTYELLQRMLYVDFGGSRPAGSDVAKAKVDLARVNPDHIGGYQAALPMLNGIETKFGLSLPRFGSPALKRQAS from the exons ATGAAGCTGGAATCACGACCAATCACGGAG AACCCGATGCATATAAAGCGTGCGTCCACGGAGAAGCTGCGTGAAATCTTTGGCAAATATGCAACGCAGCAAGTGAATGGCGAACCGTATATGACCAGCGAAGACTTCGTGCGGAGCTTTCTCGGACAATCGTACAATGAG GAATCGATCAAACTAATCGCCGGTATTGCCGACACCAGCAAGGATGGGCTCATCTCGTTCGCCGAGTTTCAGGCGTTCGAGGGTCTGCTCTGCACACCGGACGCCCTGTACAAAACCGCGTTCCAGCTGTTCGACCGTAACGGTAACGGCTCGGTCACGTACAGTGAGTTTGTCGATGTTTTCAAAAAGACAGATCTGCACGCTAAAATACCGTTCAAACTGGACGGCCCTTTCATACAGCTTTACTTCGGCAAGGACCGGCAGCGTGTGATCAATTACGTCGAGtttagccagtttttgcacgaCTTCCACGAGGAGTGTGCGATGGAGGCGTTCCGCTTGAAGGACACCTCCGGTTCCGGGTTTATCTCGGCCCTCGACTTTCAGGACATAATGGTAAACGTGAAGAAGCATCTGCTCACTAACGAGGTGCGCGATAACTTGATTGCG GTAACCGAAGGGCACCGGGTGAGCTTTCCCTACTTTATGGCATTTAATTCGCTGCTCAACAATATGGAGCTGATCAAGCGCATTTACCTGAACGCGACCAGTGGCAACCGGGCGGAACCGATCACCAAGGATGAGCTGTTGCATTCCGCGCAAACGATGAGCCAGATAACGCCACTGGAGATAGACATACTGTTTCAGCTGACCGGCGTCATACATCAGAGTGG ACGGATCGTGTACAATGATCTTAGCAACATTGCGCCGGAACATTACATTAAGAACATCACGCATCGGTTAGCAGAAATCAAAGCCGTCGAATCGCCCGCCGATCGGTCGTTCTTGATCCAGATAATGGAGAGCACGTACCGGTTTACGCTAGGTTCGGTTGCTGGCG CTGTCGGTGCCACGGCGGTCTATCCGATCGATCTGGTGAAGACACGCATGCAAAACCAGCGTACCGGTTCGTTTATCGGTGAGGTGGCGTACCGGAATTCGTGGGATTGCTGCAAGAAG GTCATCCGGCACGAGGGCTTCCTTGGGCTGTACCGTGGTTTGGTACCGCAGCTGATGGGTGTCGCACCGGAGAAAGCGATCAAGCTGACGGTGAACGACTTTATGCGGGATAAGCTGACGGACAAGCAGGGCAACATTCCGCGATGGGGCGAAGTGCTTGCTGGCGCTTGC GCCGGTGGTTCGCAAGTGATTTTCACCAACCCGCTGGAAATAGTGAAAATTCGGCTACAGGTGGCCGGCGAGATTGCGGGTGGTGCCAAGGTCCGGGCGCTCAGCGTGGTCCGGGAGCTCGGTCTGTTCGGGCTGTACAAGGGTGCGCGTGCCTGTCTGCTCCGGGACGTACCGTTCTCGGCGATCTATTTCCCGATGTACGCCCACACGAAGGCAGCGTTCGCGGACGACGAGGGCTACAACCATCCGCTGACACTGCTGGCGGCCGGTGCCATCGCTGGCATACCGGCGGCCTCGCTCGTCACACCGGCGGACGTGATCAAGACCCGGTTGCAGGTGGTGGCCCGTACCGGCCAAACGACCTACAGTGGGGTGATGGATGCGGCCAGAAAGATTATGGCTGAGGAGGGTCCGCGTGCCTTTTGGAAGGGAACAGTCG CTCGCGTGTTCCGATCGTCACCACAGTTTGGTGTGACCCTCGTGACGTACGAGCTGTTGCAGCGCATGCTGTACGTAGACTTTGGCGGATCGCGCCCGGCCGGTTCTGACGTGGCGAAGGCAAAGGTTGATCTAGCCCGCGTTAATCCGGATCACATCGGTGGCTACCAGGCGGCCCTGCCCATGCTGAACGGCATCGAGACCAAGTTCGGGCTCAGCCTGCCCCGCTTCGGCAGTCCGGCACTGAAACGCCAAGCGTCCTGA
- the LOC128307455 gene encoding calcium-binding mitochondrial carrier protein Aralar1 isoform X2, whose translation MGSSRSPSFRRSRVCSAHRTPCTKPRSSCSTVTVTARSRTLYFGKDRQRVINYVEFSQFLHDFHEECAMEAFRLKDTSGSGFISALDFQDIMVNVKKHLLTNEVRDNLIAVTEGHRVSFPYFMAFNSLLNNMELIKRIYLNATSGNRAEPITKDELLHSAQTMSQITPLEIDILFQLTGVIHQSGRIVYNDLSNIAPEHYIKNITHRLAEIKAVESPADRSFLIQIMESTYRFTLGSVAGAVGATAVYPIDLVKTRMQNQRTGSFIGEVAYRNSWDCCKKVIRHEGFLGLYRGLVPQLMGVAPEKAIKLTVNDFMRDKLTDKQGNIPRWGEVLAGACAGGSQVIFTNPLEIVKIRLQVAGEIAGGAKVRALSVVRELGLFGLYKGARACLLRDVPFSAIYFPMYAHTKAAFADDEGYNHPLTLLAAGAIAGIPAASLVTPADVIKTRLQVVARTGQTTYSGVMDAARKIMAEEGPRAFWKGTVARVFRSSPQFGVTLVTYELLQRMLYVDFGGSRPAGSDVAKAKVDLARVNPDHIGGYQAALPMLNGIETKFGLSLPRFGSPALKRQAS comes from the exons ATGGGCTCATCTCGTTCGCCGAGTTTCAGGCGTTCGAGGGTCTGCTCTGCACACCGGACGCCCTGTACAAAACCGCGTTCCAGCTGTTCGACCGTAACGGTAACGGCTCGGTCACGTACA CTTTACTTCGGCAAGGACCGGCAGCGTGTGATCAATTACGTCGAGtttagccagtttttgcacgaCTTCCACGAGGAGTGTGCGATGGAGGCGTTCCGCTTGAAGGACACCTCCGGTTCCGGGTTTATCTCGGCCCTCGACTTTCAGGACATAATGGTAAACGTGAAGAAGCATCTGCTCACTAACGAGGTGCGCGATAACTTGATTGCG GTAACCGAAGGGCACCGGGTGAGCTTTCCCTACTTTATGGCATTTAATTCGCTGCTCAACAATATGGAGCTGATCAAGCGCATTTACCTGAACGCGACCAGTGGCAACCGGGCGGAACCGATCACCAAGGATGAGCTGTTGCATTCCGCGCAAACGATGAGCCAGATAACGCCACTGGAGATAGACATACTGTTTCAGCTGACCGGCGTCATACATCAGAGTGG ACGGATCGTGTACAATGATCTTAGCAACATTGCGCCGGAACATTACATTAAGAACATCACGCATCGGTTAGCAGAAATCAAAGCCGTCGAATCGCCCGCCGATCGGTCGTTCTTGATCCAGATAATGGAGAGCACGTACCGGTTTACGCTAGGTTCGGTTGCTGGCG CTGTCGGTGCCACGGCGGTCTATCCGATCGATCTGGTGAAGACACGCATGCAAAACCAGCGTACCGGTTCGTTTATCGGTGAGGTGGCGTACCGGAATTCGTGGGATTGCTGCAAGAAG GTCATCCGGCACGAGGGCTTCCTTGGGCTGTACCGTGGTTTGGTACCGCAGCTGATGGGTGTCGCACCGGAGAAAGCGATCAAGCTGACGGTGAACGACTTTATGCGGGATAAGCTGACGGACAAGCAGGGCAACATTCCGCGATGGGGCGAAGTGCTTGCTGGCGCTTGC GCCGGTGGTTCGCAAGTGATTTTCACCAACCCGCTGGAAATAGTGAAAATTCGGCTACAGGTGGCCGGCGAGATTGCGGGTGGTGCCAAGGTCCGGGCGCTCAGCGTGGTCCGGGAGCTCGGTCTGTTCGGGCTGTACAAGGGTGCGCGTGCCTGTCTGCTCCGGGACGTACCGTTCTCGGCGATCTATTTCCCGATGTACGCCCACACGAAGGCAGCGTTCGCGGACGACGAGGGCTACAACCATCCGCTGACACTGCTGGCGGCCGGTGCCATCGCTGGCATACCGGCGGCCTCGCTCGTCACACCGGCGGACGTGATCAAGACCCGGTTGCAGGTGGTGGCCCGTACCGGCCAAACGACCTACAGTGGGGTGATGGATGCGGCCAGAAAGATTATGGCTGAGGAGGGTCCGCGTGCCTTTTGGAAGGGAACAGTCG CTCGCGTGTTCCGATCGTCACCACAGTTTGGTGTGACCCTCGTGACGTACGAGCTGTTGCAGCGCATGCTGTACGTAGACTTTGGCGGATCGCGCCCGGCCGGTTCTGACGTGGCGAAGGCAAAGGTTGATCTAGCCCGCGTTAATCCGGATCACATCGGTGGCTACCAGGCGGCCCTGCCCATGCTGAACGGCATCGAGACCAAGTTCGGGCTCAGCCTGCCCCGCTTCGGCAGTCCGGCACTGAAACGCCAAGCGTCCTGA
- the LOC128306857 gene encoding STAM-binding protein-like A: protein MSQKESHPVEMGPIEPHQRLQKLVADSQRVSIDPTMPINRYYRSGNQIVETADRSLRDGNLEKAFTFYLRFVTIFVELILDHPGYKSVPPTDKQQTKEKIKKIMPRAEEIRKKLLEKYTTEYSLYLAQLKLQAEQEAKEHEARNKAAAAAAAAAAAAAASKAADQQPTKSTGPYAPSAPSHVAVISDSDAKLIDQVLYPSEFLTDRSQATGLPGTGLLLAGDEKQKFDRSLKPVLPVTPTPTAGFRSIIVPTDTMQKFLVLAAGNTGSNLETCAILAGSLTQTGFTITHLIFPKQTGTSDSCNTMNEEEIAVVQDRHNLITLGWIHTHPSQTAFLSSVDLHTHCSYQLMLEEAIAIVCSPKYRETGFFNLTPYGMDSISQCRQTGFHPHPTGQPLFTEAQHIILSDAVAARVIDLR, encoded by the exons ATGTCCCAGAAAGAGTCGCACCCGGTGGAGATGGGACCGATCGAACCGCACCAGCGGCTACAGAAGCTGGTTGCGGACAGTCAACGCGTGTCGATCGATCCGACCATGCCGATCAATCGGTACTACCGGTCCGGGAATCAGATCGTCGAGACGGCGGACCGTTCACTGCGGGATGGTAACCTGGAGAAAGCGTTCACCTTTTATCTTCGGTTTGTGACGATCTTTGTTGAGCTGATACTGGACCATCCGGGGTATAAGTCGGTACCGCCGACGGATAAGcagcaaacgaaagaaaagaTCAAGAAGATAATGCCACGGGCGGAAGAGATACGGAAGAAGCTACTGGAAAAATACACGACGGAGTACAGCCTGTACCTAGCGCAGTTGAAGCTCCAGGCAGAACAAGAAGCAAAGGAGCACGAAGCACGGAACAAGGCGGcggctgcagctgctgcagcagcagctgcagcggcAGCATCGAAGGCAGCTGATCAGCAACCCACCAAATCCACCGGTCCATACGCACCAAGCGCCCCGAGCCACGTAGCAGTTATCTCCGACAGTGACGCGAAGTTGATCGATCAGGTGCTTTATCCGAGCGAATTTCTCACCGATCGCAGTCAGGCAACTGGACTACCCGGGACGGGACTCCTACTGGCCGGTGACGAAAAGCAAAAGTTCGATCGCTCGCTCAAACCAGTACTGCCGgtcacaccaacaccaacggCCGGCTTCCGTTCGATTATCGTACCGACAGATACGATGCAAAAGTTTCTCGTACTGGCCGCCGGCAACACTGGCTCTAATCTGGAAACTTGCGCAATACTCGCCGGCAGCTTGACGCAGACCGGGTTCACCATAACCCATTTGATATTTCCAAAGCAGACCGGTACCTCGGATAGCTGCAATACGATGAACGAGGAGGAGATTGCGGTCGTGCAGGATCGGCACAACCTCATCACGCTGGGGTGGATACAT ACACACCCCTCACAGACGGCATTTCTTTCGTCGGTAGatttacacacacactgctCTTATCAGCTAATGCTGGAAGAAGCGATTGCGATCGTCTGCTCACCAAAGTATCGAGA AACTGGCTTTTTCAATCTCACACCGTACGGGATGGATTCAATATCGCAATGTCGACAGACGGGATTCCATCCACATCCTACCGGTCAACCTTTATTTACC gAAGCGCAACATATAATACTGAGCGACGCTGTTGCGGCACGTGTCATTGATCTGCGATAA